From the Mastacembelus armatus chromosome 14, fMasArm1.2, whole genome shotgun sequence genome, one window contains:
- the LOC113142657 gene encoding serine/arginine-rich splicing factor 1, protein MSGGGIVRGPAGSNDCRIYVGNLPPDIRSKDVEDLFYKYGSIRDIDLKNRRGGPPFAFVEFEDPRDAEDAVYGRDGYDYDGYRLRVEFPRSGRGGGGAAGPPRGRYGPPSRRSENRVVVSGLPPSGSWQDLKDHMREAGDVCYADVYRDGTGVVEFVRKEDMTYAVRKLDNTKFRSHEGETAYIRVKMDGPRSPSYGRSRSRSRSRSRSRSKSGSRSYSPRRSRGSPQYSPRRSRSRSRT, encoded by the exons ATGTCCGGTGGAGGTATCGTCCGTGGACCCGCGGGGAGCAACGACTGTCGGATATATGTGGGGAATCTCCCTCCTGATATCCGCTCAAAAGATGTTGAAGACTTGTTTTACAAGTATGGCTCCATTCGTGATATTGACCTGAAAAACCGGAGAGGAGGACCACCCTTTGCCTTTGTTGAATTCGAGGACCCGAG GGATGCTGAGGATGCTGTTTATGGCCGTGATGGTTATGACTACGATGGTTATCGTCTGCGTGTTGAGTTTCCTAGAAGTGGAAGGGGAGGTGGTGGGGCCGCGGGACCCCCAAGGGGAAGGTACGGTCCCCCGTCCCGACGCTCAGAGAACAGGGTTGTTGTGTCAG GTCTTCCTCCCAGTGGAAGCTGGCAGGACCTGAAGGATCACATGCGAGAGGCAGGGGATGTATGTTATGCTGATGTGTACCGTGATGGCACTGGAGTGGTGGAGTTTGTACGCAAGGAAGACATGACCTACGCTGTCCGTAAATTGGATAACACCAAGTTTCGCTCTCATGAG GGGGAGACAGCCTACATTCGTGTGAAGATGGATGGTCCTAGGAGCCCCAGCTACGGCCGTTCTCGCTCTCGTAGCCGCAGTCGAAGCCGAAGCCGAAGCAAGAGCGGATCTCGCAGCTACTCCCCTCGTCGCAGCAGAGGATCTCCACAATATTCTCCCCGGCGCTCCCGATCTCGCTCTCGCACCTAG
- the pigs gene encoding GPI transamidase component PIG-S produces the protein MVTTEVDRRRGQLAALAIAAVVIIVGVPLWWRTTETYRAWLPVSQIKELAYMQLQLSADVEVVFARGTVTPEQQKKVPLTQTQDEEHTVDEDTALRYRYETRYRTATVMEEDALNKPTAAEADLSLHMLSESPCGSLVVYVIPESSSLLAQDVDVYIGQRRTAFLRIGAQMRAVRTLEQLLAHLDPQLKQVLQVMSFSHSDIIAALSDRVRLSPGTKESMADSMRAFKSSPGYEITFSLLNPDPKSHRLHWDIEGAVQTYIQPLLTKLAPVANFSIDSQTLYYAMLGVNPRFDSSRGAYTLNSDSLAHVINPVEARLGSNAASSNPVLNFLLYVPDAHHSPLYIHDHKKQEVASNAFHSPRWGGIMVYNVNSFYGAEAELPVDVNINMAKVMGVFLAQLRLLLGVQSSSPPPGFLVAPCGTAGLADWELDRLMWSRSVENVATATTTITSLAQLLDQIGNIVINDNIAVQVSNAVTSLQLAVAELEAGNLGFALQYSKEAILASERAFFDPSLLHLLYFPDDQKFAIYIPLFLPMCVPILLSLLKILSETRQKRREKQAKRD, from the exons ATGGTTACCACGGAAGTAG ACCGTAGGCGAGGCCAGCTTGCTGCTCTGGCCATAGCAGCCGTGGTCATCATTGTTGGAGTACCACTGTGGTGGCGAACTACTGAAACATACCGTGCCTGGTTGCCTGTCAGTCAGATAAAAGAGTTGGCTTATATGCAg CTGCAGTTGAGTGCAGATGTGGAGGTTGTGTTTGCACGTGGAACCGTGACACCGGAGCAGCAGAAGAAGGTCCcgctgacacagacacaggatgAGGAACACACAGTAGATG aGGACACAGCTTTGAGATACAGGTATGAGACAAGGTACCGCACAGCTACAGTCATGGAGGAAGATGCCCTGAACAAACCCACTGCTGCTG aggCAGATCTGtctctgcacatgctcagtgaAAGTCCATGTGGCTCTTTGGTTGTCTATGTGATCCCAGAGTCATCTTCACTGCTGGCTCAG GATGTGGATGTTTACATCGGTCAGCGACGAACAGCCTTCCTTCGTATTGGTGCACAGATGAGAGCGGTAAGGACACTCGAGCAACTGCTGGCTCACCTAGACCCTCAGCTCAAGCAGGTGCTGCAGGTGATGTCTTTTAGCCACTCTGATATCATTGCTGCCCTCAGCGACAGAGTCCGTCTCAGCCCTGGAACCAAAGAGAGCATGGCTGACAGTATGAGAGCCTTTAAATCCAGCCCAG GTTATGAGATAACATTCAGTCTGTTGAACCCTGACCCAAAGTCCCACCGGCTTCACTGGGACATAGAGGGTGCTGTACAGACTTACATCCAACCACTTCTTACAAAATTGGCTCCTGTGGCAAACTTTAGCATTGACTCTCAG ACCTTATACTATGCCATGCTTGGTGTGAACCCACGATTTGACAGCAGCCGGGGCGCCTACACACTCAACTCAGACAGCCTCGCACATGTCATCAACCCTGTGGAGGCACGACTCg GATCAAATGCTGCATCTTCCAACCCAGTGCTGAATTTTCTGCTGTACGTCCCAGATGCTCACCATTCACCCCTTTACATCCATGACCACAAAAAACAAGAAGTAGCTTCTAATGCGTTTCACTCTCCACGGTGGGGTGGGATAATG GTTTATAATGTTAATAGTTTTTATGGAGCAGAGGCTGAGCTGCCTGTTGACGTCAACATTAACATGGCTAAAGTCATGGGAGTCTTTCTCGCACAGCTTCG ACTGTTACTGGGTGTGCAGTCATCTTCCCCTCCCCCTGGCTTCCTGGTAGCACCATGTGGCACTGCAGGACTAGCAGACTGGGAATTGGACCGCCTCATGTGGAGTCGAAGTGTGGAAAATGTTGCAACAGCAACCACCACGATCACCTCACTGGCACAGCTGCTGGACCAGATAGGCAACATCGTTATCAATGACAACATTGCTGTACAG GTGTCCAATGCTGTCACATCTCTGCAGCTGGCTGTGGCTGAGTTGGAGGCTGGAAATCTTGGCTTTGCACTGCAGTACAGTAAAGAGGCCATCTTGGCATCAGAGAGAGCGTTTTTCGACCCTTcgctcctccacctcctttaCTTCCCCGATGACCAGAAGTTTGCTATCTACATACCTCTCTTTTTGCCAATGTGTGTACCTATTTTACTGTCACTACTCAAAATATTGTCTGAGACGAGGCAGAAACGCAGGGAGAAGCAAGCCAAAAGGGACTGA
- the aldocb gene encoding fructose-bisphosphate aldolase C-B has translation MTHQYPALTPEQKKELQDIAQRIVAPGKGILAADESTGSMAKRLNPIGVENTEENRRRYRQLLFTADQRIDSCIGGVIFFHETLYQNTDDGTPFAKLIKDRGIVVGIKVDKGVVPLAGTNGETTTQGLDGLSERCAQYKKDGADFAKWRCVLKISETTPSHLAILENANVLARYASICQQNGIVPIVEPEILPDGDHDLKRCQYVTEKVLAAVYKALSDHHVYLEGTLLKPNMVTAGHSCPTKYSSEEIAMATVTALRRTVPPAVPGVTFLSGGQSEEEASVNLNAMNNCPLPRPWALTFSYGRALQASALNAWRGELDNEKAATEEFIKRAEANGLAALGKYVSSGSGSAAAKSLYVANHAY, from the exons ATGACTCACCAGTATCCCGCACTGACTCCTGAGCAGAAGAAGGAGCTGCAGGATATTGCTCAAAGGATAGTAGCTCCAGGAAAAGGCATCCTCGCCGCCGATGAGTCCACcg GCAGCATGGCGAAACGTTTGAACCCCATTGGGGttgaaaacacagaggagaacaGGCGTCGCTACCGCCAGCTACTCTTCACAGCCGACCAGCGCATCGACAGCTGTATTGGAGGGGTCATCTTCTTCCATGAAACCCTCTACCAGAACACAGACGATGGCACCCCCTTCGCCAAGCTCATCAAAGACCGCGGCATCGTTGTTGGAATTAAG gTGGACAAAGGTGTTGTTCCTCTGGCTGGAACAAATGGAGAGACCACCACTCAGG GTCTGGACGGGCTGTCTGAGCGCTGTGCGCAGTACAAGAAGGACGGTGCAGACTTTGCCAAGTGGCGCTGTGTGCTGAAGATCAGTGAGACCACACCATCCCATCTGGCTATCCTTGAGAATGCTAATGTACTGGCCAGATATGCTAGTATCTGCCAACAG AATGGTATTGTTCCCATTGTGGAGCCTGAGATCCTCCCTGATGGAGACCATGACCTGAAGAGGTGCCAGTATGTCACTGAGAAG GTGCTAGCTGCAGTGTACAAGGCTCTGTCAGACCACCATGTGTACCTGGAAGGGACACTGCTGAAACCCAACATGGTCACAGCTGGACACTCCTGCCCCACCAAGTACAGCAGTGAGGAAATCGCCATGGCTACTGTCACTGCTCTGCGCCGCACTGTACCTCCTGCTGTCCcag gAGTGACCTTCCTGTCAGGTGGCCAGTCTGAAGAGGAGGCCAGTGTAAATCTGAATGCCATGAACAACTGCCCACTCCCAAGGCCCTGGGCCCTGACTTTCTCCTATGGACGTGCTCTGCAGGCCTCTGCCCTGAACGCATGGAGAGGAGAGCTGGACAACGAGAAGGCTGCCACCGAGGAGTTCATCAAACGTGCTGAG GCAAATGGTCTGGCTGCTCTTGGCAAGTATGTGTCTTCTGGAAGTGGCAGTGCTGCAGCAAAATCCCTCTATGTGGCTAATCACGCCTACTAG
- the LOC113142655 gene encoding serine/arginine-rich splicing factor 1B, with translation MSGGGVIRGPAGSNDCRIYVGNLPPDIRTKDVEDVFYKYGIIRDIDLKNRRGGPPFAFVEFEDPRDAEDAVYGRDGYDYDGYRLRVEFPRSGRGGGRGGGGGALGTPRGRYGPPSRRSEYRVVVSGLPPSGSWQDLKDHMREAGDVCYADVYRDGTGVVEFVRKEDMTYAVRKLDNTKFRSHEGETAYIRVKMDGPRSPSYGRSRSRSHSRSRSNSGSRSYSPRRSRGSPRYSPRRSRSRT, from the exons ATGTCCGGCGGAGGTGTCATCCGTGGACCCGCAGGAAGCAACGACTGTCGGATATACGTGGGAAACCTTCCTCCTGACATCCGCACTAAAGATGTTGAGGACGTCTTCTACAAATACGGGATCATCCGAGATATTGATCTGAAAAACCGAAGAGGAGGGCCGCCCTTTGCTTTCGTTGAATTCGAGGACCCGAG GGATGCAGAAGATGCTGTGTATGGACGCGATGGTTACGACTACGATGGCTACCGTCTACGTGTTGAGTTCCCTCGCAGCGGACGTGGAGGCGgtagaggaggtggtggtggagctTTGGGAACCCCAAGGGGAAGGTATGGTCCCCCTTCACGACGCTCCGAGTACAGGGTTGTTGTCTCAG GTCTTCCTCCCAGTGGAAGCTGGCAGGACCTGAAGGATCACATGCGAGAGGCAGGTGATGTATGTTATGCTGATGTGTACCGTGATGGCACCGGAGTGGTGGAGTTTGTACGCAAGGAAGACATGACCTACGCTGTCCGTAAATTGGATAACACCAAGTTTCGCTCTCATGAG GGGGAGACAGCCTACATTCGTGTGAAGATGGATGGTCCTAGGAGCCCCAGCTACGGCCGTTCTCGCTCTCGTAGCCACAGTCGAAGCCGGAGCAACAGCGGATCTCGCAGCTACTCCCCTCGTCGCAGCAGAGGATCTCCTCGTTACTCTCCCCGTCGATCCCGTTCTCGCACTTAA
- the dynll2b gene encoding dynein, light chain, LC8-type 2b — protein MSDKKAVIKNADMSDEMQQDAVDSAMQAMEKYNIEKDIAAYVKKEFDKKYNPTWHCIVGRNFGSYVTHETKHFIYFYLGQVAILLFKSG, from the exons ATGTCTGACAAGAAGGCAGTGATAAAGAACGCAGACATGTCTGATGAAATGCAGCAGGATGCAGTGGACTCTGCTATGCAGGCAATGGAAAAATACAACATTGAGAAAGACATCGCTGCGTATGTCAAAAAG GAGTTTGACAAGAAGTACAACCCCACATGGCATTGCATTGTTGGGAGGAACTTTGGCAGTTATGTGACACATGAGACGAAGCATTTCATCTATTTCTACCTGGGCCAAGTAGCCATTCTGCTGTTCAAGTCAGGCTGA